The Impatiens glandulifera chromosome 3, dImpGla2.1, whole genome shotgun sequence genome contains a region encoding:
- the LOC124931155 gene encoding uncharacterized protein LOC124931155, which produces MPKEIRASRGASSIRQSRASPYSCKSKNTEQQKLEQSVISHGNEKEWEEILCPICMDHPHNAVLLMCSSHEKGCRPYMCDSSRRHSNCLDQFRKSSPVVNDNNEERLLELGDRQKTKSTLQCPLCRGKVRGFVVSKPSREFMNSKPRNCSLETCKFSGTYSELRMHARLEHPKVHPSNTDPTRQNEWARLEQEMDFQDFISATQAGYNGEHEWNYGSLLDMEVNFEEILNTVETLDSDYGFEWNDDDADMGMELEMPVELEMAFDFLDVPVAPTVWIETNDFNRRSIQTGPRTHGSQSTRESHQSYSSRETWQNQRGSMPHYSGGRDDGATSRPPPSPDSWFSHRTLPRRERR; this is translated from the coding sequence ATGCCAAAAGAGATTAGAGCATCTCGTGGTGCTTCGTCTATCCGTCAATCTAGGGCTTCACCTTATTCATGTAAGTCCAAGAATACTGAGCAGCAAAAATTGGAGCAATCCGTAATCTCGCATGGAAACGAGAAAGAATGGGAAGAAATACTATGCCCAATTTGCATGGATCACCCACATAACGCAGTTCTCTTAATGTGTTCCTCCCATGAAAAAGGTTGCCGTCCTTACATGTGCGATTCGAGTCGCCGTCATTCTAACTGTCTCGATCAGTTTCGCAAATCTTCTCCTGTAGTTAATGATAACAACGAAGAACGGCTGCTTGAACTTGGCGATAGGCAGAAAACAAAATCAACCCTTCAGTGCCCGCTCTGTCGTGGAAAAGTTCGGGGATTTGTCGTTTCAAAACCATCTCGGGAGTTCATGAATTCCAAACCGAGAAACTGCTCTCTCGAGACTTGTAAATTTAGTGGGACCTACTCTGAATTACGTATGCATGCTCGACTCGAGCATCCAAAGGTCCATCCCTCGAATACAGATCCAACGCGACAGAACGAATGGGCGAGGCTCGAGCAGGAAATGGATTTTCAGGATTTCATTAGCGCGACTCAAGCGGGTTATAACGGTGAACACGAATGGAACTACGGAAGCTTATTGGATATGGAAGTGAATTTCGAGGAGATATTGAACACGGTCGAAACTCTTGACTCGGACTATGGATTCGAATGGAATGATGATGATGCCGATATGGGGATGGAATTAGAAATGCCCGTGGAATTGGAAATGGCCTTTGACTTCTTGGATGTACCTGTTGCACCTACTGTTTGGATCGAGACAAATGATTTTAACAGGAGATCTATCCAAACAGGTCCTAGGACTCATGGAAGCCAGTCGACTCGAGAATCTCATCAGTCTTATTCTTCTAGGGAGACTTGGCAAAATCAAAGAGGGTCGATGCCTCATTATTCGGGTGGAAGAGATGATGGTGCAACTTCGAGGCCACCCCCTTCACCCGATAGCTGGTTCAGTCACAGGACACTACCACGAAGAGAGCGTAGATGA
- the LOC124931285 gene encoding UPF0481 protein At3g47200-like: protein MTKLTKQVELQSQLGFGDQTLKKNGFENQVDSGKKKKEEGSNQHYQQQGMTENGINTSNEVVISIWDQIQTQGNLTKDECENRLIIRRVPPLLRRNKFYNQFYDPKIVSIGPYHHGKPELQMAEKFKPRVAQLLFPNKDDVDFLYNKILEIVTELKNCYEQQQQLNDREFAQMMFLDCCLILALLEPCFPQSPFRNGQPMVISNFNLSFTSMSYESFFLLENQLPFRVLVLVTRRLLSIDDGEATKRIFQAVDAMPGLMLPKKVTESVVSVSESEEALPPPPTTIIHLFELHYRKIVPNPLPWYENRRLNIEDLVFNYRSVTDLKSRGIHFRRSKSGLLGDVNFTSYILCGKLEISPIFISSNFDIMISNTIAYEQSPYGPPMRPQLISFLTFLQSLIDSPDDVKELRSRRIINTLGMSDEQVANMFQKMNVGKDDPNMYYTVRKKINDHYNNWMKTSMAHLRKTYFNTPWAFIAFVAAATALSMAIVQAYFTIHPVQSNNNN, encoded by the exons ATGACAAAGTTGACTAAGCAAGTAGAGTTGCAAAGCCAGTTGGGATTTGGGGATCAAACCCTTAAAAAGAATGGCTTTGAAAACCAGGTTGATtcagggaagaagaagaaggaggaagGATCAAACCAACACTATCAA cAGCAAGGAATGACAGAAAACGGAATCAATACCTCGAATGAAGTGGTCATTTCTATATGGGATCAAATCCAAACCCAAGGAAATCTCACAAAAGATGAGTGCGAGAATCGTCTCATCATACGAAGAGTCCCCCCTCTTCTACGAAGAAACAAATTCTACAACCAATTTTACGATCCAAAGATAGTTTCTATCGGTCCCTACCACCACGGCAAGCCGGAGCTGCAGATGGCGGAGAAATTCAAGCCACGGGTAGCTCAACTCTTGTTTCCGAACAAAGACGACGTTGACTTTCTCTATAACAAAATCCTCGAAATCGTCACAGAGTTGAAGAATTGCtatgaacaacaacaacaattgaATGATCGCGAGTTCGCCCAGATGATGTTCTTAGATTGTTGCCTCATTCTAGCCTTATTGGAGCCTTGTTTTCCCCAATCACCCTTTAGAAATGGACAACCCATGgtcatctctaacttcaaccTCTCGTTTACCTCAATGTCTTACGAATCCTTCTTCCTACTCGAGAATCAACTCCCCTTTCGCGTTCTCGTTCTCGTCACCCGACGATTGTTATCGATCGACGATGGTGAAGCCACTAAACGCATCTTTCAAGCAGTTGATGCCATGCCCGGACTCATGTTGCCTAAAAAGGTAACGGAGTCGGTGGTGTCGGTGTCGGAGTCAGAGGAAGCGCTGCCGCCGCCGCCGACGACGATAATCCATCTCTTCGAATTGCATTACCGTAAAATTGTGCCTAATCCGTTGCCTTGGTACGAAAACCGCCGCCTGAATATTGAGGATCTAGTTTTCAATTACCGTTCAGTTACAGATCTGAAATCTAGAGGAATCCATTTCCGGCGAAGCAAAAGCGGTTTGTTAGGAGACGTAAACTTCACATCGTACATATTATGCGGTAAGCTTGAAATATCGCCGATCTTCATAAGTTCAAACTTCGATATAATGATATCAAACACGATCGCGTACGAACAAAGTCCGTATGGTCCGCCGATGAGGCCGCAGTTGATATCGTTCTTAACATTCTTGCAATCGTTGATCGATAGTCCGGACGATGTGAAGGAGTTGAGATCTAGACGGATAATCAACACATTGGGGATGAGCGACGAGCAGGTGGCGAACATGTTTCAGAAGATGAACGTGGGAAAAGACGATCCGAATATGTATTATACGGTGAGGAAGAAAATCAATGATCATTATAATAATTGGATGAAGACGTCAATGGCTCATCTGAGGAAAACCTACTTCAATACTCCATGGGCATTCATTGCATTTGTGGCTGCTGCAACTGCTCTTTCAATGGCTATTGTTCAAGCCTACTTTACCATCCATCCTGTTCAATCAAACAACAATAATTAA
- the LOC124931354 gene encoding DNA-directed RNA polymerases I and III subunit rpac1 yields the protein MDELTPIWDLPDVPKGVLPPHIDLQKTRVVCNFDAPINTENIQYSGAFASIGVDNSVQLDKFKENFKIEVIRLDESDMEFDMIGVDASLANAFRRILIAEIPTMAIEKVFMANNTSLVQDEVLAHRLCLVPLNADPRLFEYKSENDESSEKNTIVFTLHASCTKGGSRISVKTDELIWLPNGSEFELPTEKSTSDSTVKPKTYTSFTCSQDSILEFANNPIAPTNSNIVLAKLGPGQEIELEAHAVKGVGKTHAKWSPVATAWYRMLPEVVFLKDVEGKKAKELVEKCPAKVFDIEDMGTGIKRAVASRPRSCTLCRECIREGDFDQYVSLRRVKDHFIFTIESTGALPPEVLFTEAVKVLEDKCERLITELS from the exons aTGGATGAATTGACTCCGATTTGGGACTTGCCGGACGTACCCAAGGGCGTGCTACCTCCGCACATTGACCTGCAAAAAACTCGAGTTGTATGCAATTTTGATGCTCCCATTAAT ACGGAGAATATTCAATATTCTGGAGCATTTGCATCAATTGGAGTTGATAATAGCGTGCAGTTAGATAAGTTTAAAGAAAACTTTAAAATTGAAGTAATTCGGCTTGACGAGTCTGATATGGAGTTTGATATGATTGGTGTTGATGCTTCGCTAGCTAATGCTTTCAGGAGGATACTCATTGCTGAG ATTCCAACGATGGCTATTGAGAAGGTTTTTATGGCAAATAACACATCTCTTGTCCAAGACGAGGTACTTGCACATAGATTGTGTCTTGTCCCACTCAACGCTGATCCAAGGCTATTTGAATATAAGTCAG AAAATGATGAGTCTAGCGAAAAGAACACTATTGTTTTCACTCTCCATGCATCCTGTACAAAGGGTGGCTCACGTATTTCAG TAAAAACGGATGAACTGATTTGGTTACCAAATGGGAGTGAGTTTGAATTGCCTACAGAGAAATCTACATCGGATTCAACTGTAAAACCAAAGACATATACCTCATTTACTTGCAGTCAAGATTCCATATTAGAATTTGCAAACAATCCGATTGCCCCAACCAATTCAAATATTGTTTTAGCAAAACTTGGTCCAGGCCAG GAAATTGAACTTGAAGCACATGCAGTTAAAGGTGTTGGTAAAACTCATGCAAAGTGGTCTCCTGTAGCCACTGCTTGGTATAGGATGCTTCCCGAG GTTGTATTTTTGAAAGATGTTGAAGGTAAGAAAGCAAAAGAACTTGTAGAGAAATGTCCTGCTAAAGTCTTTGATATTGAAGATATGGGTACAG GTATAAAGAGGGCAGTTGCATCTCGGCCACGTTCTTGTACTCTTTGCAGAGAATGTATCAGAGAGGGAGATTTCGATCAATACGTGTCTCTTCGACGAGTGAAGGATCATTTCATCT TTACCATAGAGTCAACCGGAGCATTGCCTCCTGAGGTTCTATTTACGGAAGCTGTGAAGGTTTTGGAGGATAAATGCGAAAGGTTGATCACTGAACTTTCATGA
- the LOC124930804 gene encoding pyrophosphate-energized vacuolar membrane proton pump-like: protein MASDHQLLSQTATQILIPLCTAIGIAFSLLQWRIVSRVKVSPPTTNNRNGYNNLLINEEEEEEDGIDEDSILLKCAEIQTAISEGATSFLFTEYKYAGVFMMAFAILIFLFLGSVKGFSTKTQTCTYDGQKMCKPALATAIFSTVSFLLGAVTSLLSGFLGMKIATYANARTTLEARKGVGKAFIVAFRSGAVMGFLLAANGLLVLYITINLFKLYYGDDWEGLFEAITGYGLGGSSMALFGRVGGGIYTKAADVGADLVGKVERNIPEDDPRNPAVIADNVGDNVGDIAGMGSDLFGSYAESSCAALVVASISSFGINHDFTAMCYPLLISSVGIVVCLITTLFATDFIEIKAVKEIEPALKNQLIISTVLMTLGIALVSFIALPSSFTIFNFGSQKVVKNWQLFLCVAVGLWAGLIIGFVTEYYTSNAYSPVQDVADSCRTGAATNVIFGLALGYKSVIIPIFAIAVSIFVSFSFAAMYGIAMAALGMLSTISTGLAIDAYGPISDNAGGIAEMAGMSYKIRERTDALDAAGNTTAAIGKGFAIGSAALVSLALFGAFVSRASITVVDVLTPKVFIGLIVGAMLPYWFSAMTMKSVGSAALKMVEEVRRQFNTIPGLIEGTAKPDYATCVKISTDASIKEMIPPGALVMLTPLIVGTFFGVETLSGLLAGALVSGVQVAISASNTGGAWDNAKKYIEAGASIHARSLGPKGSDSHKAAVIGDTIGDPLKDTSGPSINILIKLMAVESLVFAPFFATHGGLLFKIFR from the exons ATGGCGTCGGATCATCAACTTCTTTCTCAAACAGCCACTCAAATCCTTATTCCCCTGTGCACAGCCATCGGAATAGCCTTCTCGCTTCTCCAATGGCGTATAGTCTCTCGTGTCAAGGTATCTCCGCCGACAACCAACAACAGAAACGGCTATAACAACCTTCTtatcaatgaagaagaagaagaagaggacggAATCGATGAAGACAGCATCCTTCTTAAATGTGCCGAAATCCAAACCGCCATTTCAGAAG GTGCTACATCTTTTCTGTTCACCGAGTACAAATATGCTGGCGTTTTCATGATGGCATTTGCAATCTTGATATTCCTTTTCCTCGGTTCAGTTAAGGGATTCAGCACAAAGACCCAAACTTGCACATACGACGGCCAAAAGATGTGTAAGCCAGCCCTAGCCACTGCTATCTTCAGCACAGTGTCTTTCTTACTTGGTGCTGTCACCTCTCTCTTATCTGGTTTCCTTGGAATGAAAATTGCAACTTATGCTAATGCTAGAACTACTTTAGAAGCAAGAAAGGGTGTTGGGAAAGCCTTTATAGTTGCATTTAGGTCTGGTGCAGTTATGGGTTTCCTTCTTGCTGCTAATGGGCTCTTGGTATTATATATCACCATTAACTTATTTAAGCTTTACTATGGTGATGATTGGGAAGGACTTTTTGAGGCTATTACTGGTTATGGCCTTGGTGGTTCTTCCATGGCTTTGTTTGGGAGAGTTGGTGGAGGTATCTATACAAAAGCTGCTGATGTTGGGGCTGATCTTGTTGGGAAGGTTGAAAGAAACATTCCTGAAGATGATCCAAGGAATCCAGCT GTTATTGCAGACAATGTTGGAGATAATGTGGGTGATATTGCAGGTATGGGTTCTGATCTATTCGGATCATATGCTGAATCTTCTTGTGCTGCACTTGTTGTTGCCTCCATTTCTTCCTTTGGTATCAACCATGATTTTACTGCAATGTGTTATCCGCTGCTCATTAGTTCTGTCGGAATCGTTGTCTGCTTGATCACAACCCTTTTCGCTACTGATTTTATCGAAATCAAGGCTGTCAAAGAAATCGAACCAGCACTGAAGAATCAGCTTATTATCTCTACTGTTTTGATGACTTTGGGAATTGCATTGGTTAGCTTTATTGCCCTGCCATCGTCCTTCACAATTTTCAATTTCGGCTCACAGAAAGTTGTTAAGAATTG GCAGCTTTTTCTTTGTGTTGCTGTTGGGCTCTGGGCTGGACTTATAATAGGATTTGTAACAGAGTACTACACAAGCAATGCTTATAG CCCAGTTCAAGATGTTGCGGATTCCTGCCGAACTGGAGCAGCTACAAATGTTATATTCGGTCTTGCCCTGGGATACAAATCTGTCATAATTCCGATATTTGCCATAGCTGTTAGTATCTTTGTGAGTTTCAGCTTTGCAGCCATGTATGGTATTGCAATGGCTGCCCTTGGCATGCTTAGCACGATTTCCACAGGATTGGCAATTGATGCATACGGTCCTATAAGTGACAATGCTGGTGGCATTGCTGAGATGGCTGGTATGAGCTACAAAATTCGCGAGAGAACCGATGCTCTCGATGCTGCTGGGAATACAACCGCCGCCATAGGAAAG GGTTTTGCAATAGGATCGGCAGCATTGGTGTCATTGGCATTATTTGGGGCGTTTGTAAGTCGAGCGTCGATCACAGTGGTTGATGTTCTGACTCCTAAGGTGTTCATTGGTTTGATTGTGGGTGCCATGCTCCCTTACTGGTTTTCTGCCATGACAATGAAGAGTGTGGGGAGTGCAGCTTTAAAGATGGTTGAGGAGGTTAGAAGGCAATTCAACACCATTCCAGGACTAATTGAGGGCACTGCTAAGCCAGACTATGCAACATGTGTCAAGATCTCTACGGACGCTTCGATTAAGGAGATGATACCCCCTGGTGCACTTGTGATGCTTACTCCCTTGATTGTTGGAACCTTCTTTGGTGTCGAGACCCTCTCTGGCCTGCTTGCTGGTGCCCTTGTTTCTGGCGTCCAG GTAGCAATCTCTGCATCAAACACTGGTGGAGCTTGGGACAATGCAAAGAAATACATTGAG gcTGGAGCCTCTATACATGCGAGAAGCCTGGGGCCAAAAGGATCGGATAGCCACAAGGCAGCCGTGATCGGAGACACGATAGGGGATCCTCTCAAGGACACATCAGGACCGTCAATCAACATTCTCATCAAGCTCATGGCGGTTGAATCGCTTGTTTTTGCTCCCTTCTTTGCAACCCATGGTGGTTTGCTCTTCAAGATCTTTCGATAA